From a region of the Molothrus ater isolate BHLD 08-10-18 breed brown headed cowbird chromosome 15, BPBGC_Mater_1.1, whole genome shotgun sequence genome:
- the SMAD5 gene encoding mothers against decapentaplegic homolog 5, translated as MTSMASLFSFTSPAVKRLLGWKQGDEEEKWAEKAVDALVKKLKKKKGAMEELEKALSSPGQPSKCVTIPRSLDGRLQVSHRKGLPHVIYCRVWRWPDLQSHHELKPLDICEFPFGSKQKEVCINPYHYKRVESPVLPPVLVPRHSEFNPQHSLLVQFRNLSHNEPHMPHNATFPDSFQQPNSTPFSISPNSPYPPSPASSTYPSSPASSGPSSPFQLPADTPPPAYMPPDEQMGQDNSQSMDTSNTMIPQIMPNISTRDVQPVAYEEPKHWCSIVYYELNNRVGEAFHASSTSVLVDGFTDPSNNKNRFCLGLLSNVNRNSTIENTRRHIGKGVHLYYVGGEVYAECLSDSSIFVQSRNCNYHHGFHPTTVCKIPSGCSLKIFNNQEFAQLLAQSVNHGFEAVYELTKMCTIRMSFVKGWGAEYHRQDVTSTPCWIEIHLHGPLQWLDKVLTQMGSPLNPISSVS; from the exons ATGACGTCAATGGCCAGTTTGTTCTCCTTTACTAGCCCAGCTGTAAAGCGTCTGTTGGGCTGGAAACAAGgagatgaagaggaaaaatgggCAGAAAAAGCTGTTGATGCTTTGgtaaaaaagctgaaaaagaaaaagggtgCTATGGAAGAACTGGAGAAAGCCttgagcagcccagggcagcccagcaaGTGCGTTACTATCCCCCGCTCCTTGGACGGACGGCTGCAGGTTTCTCACAGGAAGGGCCTTCCCCACGTCATCTACTGCCGTGTGTGGCGCTGGCCGGATCTGCAGAGCCACCACGAGCTGAAGCCCTTGGATATTTGTGAATTTCCTTTTGGATCCAAACAAAAGGAAGTCTGCATTAATCCATACCACTACAAGAGGGTGGAGAGCCCAG TTCTACCTCCAGTGTTAGTGCCTAGACATAGTGAATTcaacccccagcacagcctgctaGTTCAGTTCAGGAACCTGAGCCACAACGAGCCGCACATGCCTCACAACGCGACGTTTCCGGACTCCTTCCAGCAGCCCAACAGCACTCCATTCTCCATCTCACCAAACAGCCCCTACCCCCCttctccagccagcagcacttACCCAAgctccccagccagctctgggccATCCAGTCCCTTTCAGCTGCCAG CTGATACTCCACCTCCTGCATATATGCCCCCTGATGAACAAATGGGGCAGGATAATTCACAGTCTATGGACACAAGCAATACAATGATCCCTCAGATCATGCCAAATATTTCTACCAGAG aTGTTCAGCCTGTTGCCTATGAAGAACCCAAACACTGGTGTTCCATTGTGTATTATGAGTTAAATAACCGTGTTGGAGAGGCTTTCCATGCATCTTCCACAAGTGTCTTAGTAGATGGCTTTACAGACCCCTCCAATAACAAGAACAGGTTCTGCTTAGGCTTGCTCTCCAACGTGAATCGCAACTCAACGATCGAGAACACTCGGCGGCACATTGGCAAAG GAGTTCATCTCTACTATGTTGGTGGAGAAGTCTATGCTGAATGTTTAAGTGATAGCAGCATATTTGTACAGAGCAGGAACTGCAACTACCACCATGGCTTTCATCCAACAACTGTATGCAAGATTCCCAGTGGATGCAGCCTGAAGATTTTTAACAATCAGGAGTTTGCTCAGCTTTTAGCTCAGTCTGTCAATCATGGATTTGAAGCAGTATATGAGCTCACCAAAATGTGCACCATTCGAATGAGTTTTGTAAAG GGCTGGGGAGCTGAATATCACCGGCAGGATGTCACGAGCACCCCGTGCTGGATAGAAATTCATCTTCATGGGCCCCTCCAGTGGCTGGATAAAGTACTTACACAAATGGGTTCTCCTCTTAATCCCATCTCATCTGTTTCATAG